In one window of Anaerobacillus alkaliphilus DNA:
- a CDS encoding L,D-transpeptidase family protein — protein MKKIPLLILLFCFLWPLDSHASEQSFIIINKASNELAHYENNELYEIFPVATGKSPLLTPEGHFQIVNKIVNRPYYKENIAGGDPVNPLGDRWLGLNARGTMGSTYAIHGNNNPNSIGKYVSLGCVRMDNDDIRWLFDMVNVKTPVIIVHSLNSFDELARANGFTVISTDIGKAPAITHTLFGLGSTGEEVKALQQHLSLLGYEFKEMSGIYDEDTIEVVKQFQRDYQLIVDGYVGQETKRALRRLPMVITPDPEKIQDNFRRLGFYLGESDFIFGYSRMLK, from the coding sequence GTGAAAAAAATTCCATTACTTATTCTTTTGTTTTGTTTTTTATGGCCACTTGACTCCCACGCTTCCGAGCAATCATTCATTATTATTAACAAAGCTAGCAATGAACTAGCACACTATGAAAATAATGAATTGTACGAAATATTTCCTGTTGCAACGGGCAAAAGTCCGCTACTAACACCGGAAGGTCATTTTCAAATCGTCAACAAGATCGTGAACAGACCTTACTATAAGGAAAATATCGCTGGAGGCGATCCAGTGAACCCACTTGGTGATCGGTGGTTAGGATTAAATGCACGTGGCACAATGGGTAGCACTTATGCGATCCATGGAAACAATAACCCAAACTCTATTGGAAAGTACGTAAGTTTAGGTTGTGTTCGTATGGATAATGATGATATACGATGGCTTTTTGATATGGTCAATGTCAAAACTCCAGTCATCATTGTTCACTCGTTAAATTCGTTCGATGAACTTGCCCGTGCGAACGGATTTACGGTAATTTCCACAGATATCGGTAAAGCACCTGCGATTACGCATACGCTTTTTGGTCTCGGTAGTACTGGGGAAGAAGTGAAAGCTCTCCAACAGCATCTAAGCTTACTAGGGTATGAATTTAAAGAAATGTCAGGTATATATGACGAAGATACCATAGAGGTAGTCAAGCAATTTCAAAGAGACTATCAGCTGATTGTCGATGGTTATGTAGGACAGGAAACGAAAAGAGCACTAAGAAGGCTACCCATGGTAATTACTCCCGATCCAGAGAAGATTCAAGATAATTTCAGACGATTAGGTTTTTATTTAGGCGAAAGTGATTTTATATTTGGGTATTCTCGCATGCTAAAATAA
- a CDS encoding HAD family hydrolase, giving the protein MVKAVFFDLDGTLLNREESIKAFISDQYHRLHTYLHHIPKDLYIGRFIELDARGYVWKDKVYKQLIVECNISGVGWEELLQDYLTHFKYHCVPFPNLQSMLDQLKMDQLTLGIITNGKGQFQLDNIRALSIEHYFDCIFVSELEGLKKPDPRIFQRALKKFEILPHEAVFIGDHPENDVKAAQAVGMKAIWKKDDFWKTGHSTFTIHDLSEICTLITQMKKHSTSL; this is encoded by the coding sequence ATGGTTAAAGCTGTATTCTTCGACCTAGATGGAACTTTATTAAACAGAGAAGAGTCAATCAAAGCTTTTATATCCGACCAATACCATAGACTCCATACATACTTACATCATATACCCAAAGATCTTTATATTGGTAGATTCATTGAATTAGACGCAAGAGGTTATGTATGGAAGGATAAGGTATACAAACAGTTAATTGTTGAATGTAATATTTCCGGTGTAGGTTGGGAGGAATTACTTCAAGATTATCTCACTCATTTCAAATACCATTGTGTACCTTTTCCAAACTTACAATCCATGCTAGACCAATTAAAAATGGATCAGCTTACGTTAGGAATTATCACCAACGGAAAGGGGCAATTCCAGTTAGACAACATCAGAGCTCTTTCTATTGAGCACTATTTTGACTGTATTTTTGTTTCAGAGCTAGAAGGTCTAAAAAAACCTGATCCGCGCATCTTCCAAAGAGCATTAAAAAAGTTTGAAATCCTTCCTCATGAAGCAGTCTTTATCGGAGATCATCCAGAAAATGATGTGAAAGCGGCACAAGCGGTTGGAATGAAAGCAATTTGGAAAAAAGATGATTTTTGGAAGACGGGACATTCAACGTTCACCATTCACGATTTATCCGAGATCTGTACCCTGATTACACAAATGAAAAAACACAGTACTAGTCTTTAA
- a CDS encoding DoxX family protein: protein MVMNFLRNNKIAAGILAFLRLYLGWSWLSAGWGKVTGEPFNAGGYLNNAVANPVVSHGDIVYPTYIAFLEKFAVPNADLFSFMVAWGEVLVGLGLIVGVLTTWAAFFGVVMNFAFMFAGTISTNPWMILISIFILVAGYNAGRFGGDRWVIPYLKSFIFKNKSDVKNAA, encoded by the coding sequence ATGGTCATGAATTTCTTAAGAAATAATAAAATAGCTGCAGGTATCTTAGCATTCCTTCGTTTATATCTTGGGTGGAGTTGGCTTTCAGCCGGTTGGGGCAAAGTAACTGGTGAACCTTTTAACGCTGGTGGTTATTTAAATAATGCAGTTGCTAACCCTGTGGTTAGTCACGGCGACATTGTTTATCCTACCTATATAGCTTTCTTAGAAAAATTTGCAGTACCAAACGCTGACCTATTTAGCTTTATGGTTGCCTGGGGAGAAGTACTTGTTGGACTTGGACTAATTGTAGGTGTTTTAACTACTTGGGCAGCATTCTTTGGGGTAGTGATGAATTTCGCGTTTATGTTTGCAGGAACTATTTCAACTAACCCTTGGATGATCTTAATCTCAATCTTTATCCTAGTAGCTGGTTACAACGCAGGACGCTTTGGTGGAGACCGTTGGGTGATACCTTATTTAAAGAGCTTCATTTTCAAAAATAAATCAGATGTGAAAAATGCCGCATAA